The stretch of DNA GCCTTGGGCAAGCTCTAGTCTAGACCTACCACCACTGCAGCCTTGCGCAAGCTCTAGTCTAGACCTACCACCACTGCAGCTTTGGGCAAGCTCTAGAGTCTAGACCTACCACCACTGCAGCCTTGGGCAAGCTCTAGTCTAGACTTACCACCACTGCAGCCTTCACCACTGCAGCCTTCACCACTGCAGCCTTGGGCAAGCTCTAGACTTAGCACCACTGCAGCCTTGGGCAAGCTCTAGACTTAGCACCACTGCAGCCTTGGGCAAGCTCTAGACCTACCACCACTGCAGCCTTGGGCAAGCTCTAGACTTAGCACCACTGCAGCCTtgggcaaggcacttaaccccaagttggtCCAAGGAGATTGTAATTAGTTCATACGCTATGGATAAGAGTATCTGCTGAATCACAGATAATGAAATGCAAGCAAGACCACAAGAGGAGGTCCCGTCTGCGTCGGCCCCATGTGAGCCTGCCAGAGACGCTCTCCACTCACTCCTCTCTGGTGCTGTTAATAACCACCAGTGCCGTGCACTATAgttatatttaatcttaaacctccctctatactgatactgcactatagttatatttaatcttaaacctccctctatactgatactgcactatattcatatttaatcttaaacctccctctatactgatactgcactatattcatatttaatcttaaacctcactctatactgatactgcactatagttatatttaatcttaaacctccctctatactgatactgcactatagttatatttaatcttaaacctccctctatactgatactgcactatagttatatttaatcttaaacctccctctatactgatactgcactatagttatatttaatcttaaacctcactctatactgatactgcactatagttatatttaatcttaaacctcactctatactgatactgcactatagttatatttaatcttaaacctcactctatactgatactgcactatagttatatttaatcttaaacctcactctatactgatactgcactatagttatatttaatcttaaacctcactctatactgatactgcactataGTTATATTTAAACTTAAACCTCACtctatactgatactgcactatatttatatttaatcttaaacctccctctatactgatactgcactatatTCATATTTAAACTTAAACCTCCCtctatactgatactgcactatatTCATATTTAAACTTAAACCTCCCtctatactgatactgcactattCCCACCCTCTTCTCAACTGTATATTGCATCCTGCGTCTTCCTTGTGCGTGTTTGGGTGTCCACACCCATGGcgaccttgacagggacaacaaggctgCACTTtccctccggacaattgcattaccctgtcccacccatagcatctatttatttgtaaatgtacagtatgtacagtagtacaaatgtactgtatttattcttgtATAGCCTCACTGcccctattctattcttactgttctgtatatttttttccaattatttttatgttattgttgagtgttgtacttgggagcaaagattaaccggaatcaaattccttgtttgtttatgcaaacctaTAAAgctaattctgattctgattctgatatcAGATAAGTGTTAGCACGGCTGTCTCTTTAATAAGAGTTGTTGGTTAGCAGGGCTGCACACTGGTGGTTGTAGTGTTGGTTAGCAGGGCCTCTCCTTGAGGAACTGGGTGAGGGTGAGTGCGTCGGCTCGCTCGCCCGTCCGGCTCTTGCGCTCCAGGAACAGGCCCATGTCGTCCCGCGGGTGTTCCGCCAGGCTGCGGCCCCACAGCGGCTCAGACACGCCCAGCAGCTCCCGCACGTGCGCTGAGatggcctgcagggggcgacacacacagcacagagaggccTCGTTatggcctgcagggggcgacacacacagcacagcacagagaggccTCGTTatggcctgcagggggcgacacacacagcacagcacagagaggccTCGTTatggcctgcagggggcgacacacacagcacagcacagagaggccTCGTTatggcctgcagggggcgacacacacagcacagagaggccTCGTTatggcctgc from Sardina pilchardus chromosome 12, fSarPil1.1, whole genome shotgun sequence encodes:
- the LOC134098044 gene encoding uncharacterized protein LOC134098044 isoform X1, whose protein sequence is MAFLHWNCEDVGKWIESLGYSHYTACFVENGITGRKLIHMNCRTLPKLGITDFEDMKAITRPLCAVCVAPCRPSQRTCGSCWACLSRCGAAAWRNTRGTTWACSWSARAGRASEPTHSPSPSSSRRGPANQHYNHQCAALLTNNSY
- the LOC134098044 gene encoding sterile alpha motif domain-containing protein 15-like isoform X2, translating into MAFLHWNCEDVGKWIESLGYSHYTACFVENGITGRKLIHMNCRTLPKLGITDFEDMKAISAHVRELLGVSEPLWGRSLAEHPRDDMGLFLERKSRTGERADALTLTQFLKERPC